AGGTACTGCCAAACCTGGCTACCTGAGCCCATCCCAAACACAGCCATGGCCCTCGGTAGGAACAGGTGCTCGGTTGTTGCCCATAGAGGTTGCTTTGGGGGCAACAGTGAGCCACAATGGGTAATGATTGTCTGACACTGCGGAGCCTTAAGCATGGACCCATTAAGGCTCAGCATTTGGACAGTTGTAGGGGAGTCCCACATCTGACCGAGTTAAAGGCATTTATTGTTTCTGTTTCTTCCCCTTTTGTTGTTCGTCACTATATGACGATAAAGACAAGGGCGAAGTACCtcactcaggaaggaaaaatcaaatgcacagctccAACATGGGGACTAGCTGGCTGGgcagcagtgctgctgaaaaggatctgggcttCTggtgggtcacaaattgaatacgtcAACTGTATAATGCGGtggcaaaaaaggcaaatgtcccTCAGGGCTGTATTAACAGCAGTGTCCTATGTAagactgcatccagttttgggtacCACGCTTgaaaaaagatgtggaaaaattggagcgagtccagaggagagcaacaaaaataagacGTTTAGAAAACCCTGatgtatgaggaaaggttgaaagagtTGAGGGTGTTTAATCTTGAGAAGAGAAGGCTGCGGGGGCATGTAACGCTCTTCACATATATAAATGGTTGCTCTGTagaggacaatgatcaattgttctttatGTCCACCAAGGGTAGAACAATAAGTAAccggcttagtttgcagcaagggagatttaggttagatattaggaaaaactttctagttACGAGGACAGTGGAGTCCTGGAAcaggttacccagggaggttgtggaatctccaccatcagaagtttttaaggacaggctGGACCAACGCTTGTCAAGGATGATCtgggtttacttggccctgcctcatcccagagggatggactagatctcttgaggtcccttctagccctacgtttctatgattctgtaactCAGGGAACAGAGAGGCTTGAGAGAGCTGTATATGGAAATCTGTACCACCTCTTTATACCTGGCTGTAGCTTCTGCCATCAGAACTTCACTTTCCTGAGgcaaatctagggtgaccagatgtcccgattttggaggctttttcttatataggcacctattatcccccaccccagtcccgcttttttacacttgctgtctggtcaccctaggcaaatCCACTGATTTACACTGTTTGAATTGCCTAGCCCACGATATTAATGTCACAAAACACGCCTAGAGCTGCTGGGCACTTCCCTTATGGAGGTGAAAACACACACGGGTCTGTTGCCTGCTGTCTGCTGTGCAGCATGCACCAGGAACCCACATACAGCTCTCCCCAGATACGCTGCCTACATGCAAAATAGGGGCTCGCTCCGGTGCATccatgccccctccctgcacGTGGGCTGCATTCGGAATCTGTGCACAGGCCCCATCCATGTGTGAGCCACGAATGGTGATATCACGATGTGTTGCCATACGGCCTGGCAAAGAAGTGAGGCGGGGCCTGTTTCTCTGGATTATCATTCCAGTTCTGCATCTGAAATACACATGACTTTGTGATGTCCCCTGCAAACCACTAGAGGGTGCCACACACCATTGTAAATACACGGGAATATGCTGCCCTCTACACCAATTCCCGGGATTCGTGGACAGGGAGGGTGGGATGAGAACCCGTGCTTCTGAGGTGAGGCCTTTGCCCTTGCTGAGGTAGATGCATTAAATCCATTCTGCAAAGGTTAGACAATCTAGGCATGCTGGGGCCCTCAACTCCTGACCATGCAGAGCTGCTGGGGAGCTAACAGACCCGGCCCCAGCCGCGGTGAGCCTGGAGAGCGGAAGGATTGCCCTAGACAGGCGGCAGTGAAAAGCTGCATGTTGGGCAGGCCGTGAGGTAGCCCACTCTGATATGATGCTCAATTCTCAGCCCTCACCTGGGGACAGCTCCAGGAGCCGGCCCCCTTTTGACCTATGGCTAGAACGAAGACTCCAAAATGAGCAGGAAGGGGGTTGTCTTTTACTCAGCTGGAACCAAAGACCAACATTTCATGACACAGAAAAACAGTATCTAGCAGTGGGGAGAGCTGGGGAATGCAGCCAAGGGAAGAGACGCCCTGGAGGGGTAGAGTCCCCTCCCTTTTTACAGGCTGCCACCCACATCCATCTGCCACTTACCTCCCACAGCGTCCCTTCTTCTCTGAGCACCGCGACCACCATCCCTGCGGGGATCATCAGGCAGGAGAACAGCCCCATCAGGATGCCCAGGACCTCGGCCCAGTATGGGAAACGATAACTCCCATACTCTGAGGGCTGGTACTTGACTATATTGTACACTAGCAGGGCCTGCAACACAGGGAGAGAGTCAAAGGGATGAGTCCTTCTTGGGGCTGTGTGACCCAAGAACCCCTCAGTGCCAGCTGGCCAGGGGGTTACAGGAATGACCTGATTCTGGGATgcacattctggttcaccaacgTCTCTCAAATGGAAGCCAGGGTCACACCGGTCACTAATCTCTTTGTGAACTGAATGTACAGATGCAATGCAAGGAGTTATGTGTACACACAACATGGCCAATATGTTCTTAGTTTGTATCACAGCAGAGGTGGAGAACCAGGTTTTTTGCCAGACGAGGGGTTTATTCACCTGTCCCTCTGTTGGctaggcaaggtgggtgaggtaatatcttttattggaccaacttctactggtgagagagacaagctttcaagctacacagagctcttcttcaggtctggggaaagtaCTCAgggtgtcacaactaaatacaagtcAAACAGAggggtcgccgtgttagtctggatctgtaaaaagcaacaaagagtcctgtgacaccttatagactaacagatgtattggagcataagctctcgtgggtgaatacccacttcgtcagacccacgaaagcttatgctccaatacaactgttagtctataaggtgccccaggactctttgttgcttaagTCAAACagagtttagcataaatagttagcacatattctaagggcccattcaaggtgaagtggcccattaacacctctgcagtcacaggacaaaaatcaGGGAAGAGGAGGTGACTAGTGGgttgcagattgttgtaataaaccacaaatccagtgtctctcTTCAGCCCATGACTTGTAGTGTCCAGCAGAGttgtgaatttaagctcccaggctcgtatTTTGGAAGTGTTGGGCAGTTTTCTttggaggatgaggactgagaggtcagagagAGAGTGATCGctgtgtgaaaagtgttcacccacaggcaatatggtggttttgtcttttatcattttcctgtgtgagttcattcaagtgCATAGCAATGACTGGTTTCCCCTACGTAGTTGCTGGGGCATTTATGGGCTGGATGAgatatgcctatcacaacatatgaTGTATGTggggacccatggatcttgactGGTGTGttgtggagatatgtctgcaggtctGATCTCTGTTGGATGTGAATGAAACATTGTAGCTAACACAATGGATGCCCCTTTACATACAAAATTATTGAAGAGGTGTGATGTCAATAGAAGAGCAGCACACAGGAAACACAAGCCACGAGGGTTATCCTGTCTCTGAGGATAGACAACAAACTCTGGGGATGTAAGTAGAAGTCAAAGAAGACACCCCTTTATCCTGCCCCTAGGAAGTAAACAGGCAGTGCTATTACATTCATGAAATCAGGATCACAGCCTAGCTGGGCTGAAGATGTTGCAAAAGGCTTTGGGTGAGATAACATTTCTTAGACAGGAGGCTAAGCTGATAGTTGAGGTTAGTCTCTAGAAAACGGGCAATGATTTTGTTTCCAGTTTCCTGACTCACGATCACTTGAATCTTGGCGCTTTGATAGTAAATGCATTGCTGTTTTCACTATCAATGTATCTCAGTGCAGTGGTGTGAAGCGAAGTACTGGGCCTGAGTTGACTCATACACGCTGGTGTGgacactgttcctttggggatGGCAGACCTGGTGTTTCTGGGAGTGTTCAGTGAAGAAGGGGCTGAACGCTATGGGGAAACGCTTCAAAGGGGCTCGGGAGCTGGGGCGCACCTaatgttaacctgcaaggcaaagctAGGGCTGGCACAGCCCAGAGCAGAGCGCCTGGATGGCTAACAGGCTGGAGATGTTAGGGAGCAGACACCCAGTGAAGCACAAGCAAGACTCTCTCATGCTGGCAGCaggggggtaacaaggtgactcccAGACCTAGCTACCCCGAGGACCATCGCAGGCCGGCATCCAAAATCCTCTGAAGGTTTCACACCCAAGCCCAGCCCTAGAACATAGTGATTCCCTCCTCTGCTGCCCCCAGGAACCTGGGTTCCCCAGGCTGGAATGGGAAGGGGCTACATAGACCCCACCAAGACAATGCAGGTTGGAGGCCCATGCTGATACGAGGGTGCAAGGACCATTCCATGCTGCTGGCTGAGAGGGGGAGCCAGGTGACTTGGGAAAGATTTTGTCCCAGCGGGACTAATCCAAATGGTGCTGAGACCATGACAATGGGGCAGGGCAGTGTAAGGGAAGCTCAGCAAACGTCAGCAGGGTCACACCAGTTACCATCATCATTGCCGGGGACAGGAACATCCAGCAGGCTTTAAAGTACAGCCCTGGTTGGAAGCCCAGCATCATGTGAATATCCCGGCAGAACCGCTTCATGCctagagaaaggaggaggagatggcatCAGAAATCAGCCAGCAACTCTAGCTGCAGGGTCTCTTGGCAAATCCCCTGGCTCCATAGAGGCCCCCACCTGTGGTGTGAGCTCAGGGATTGCGCTGTGTCAGCCACGGGGGCCGAGAGAGCCAGCAGAACAACGGCTGGGTTGTCTCCTTCTGTCTCATATGACTTTCTCAGCTCTGCTAGGAGAGCAAGGAAGGGGTTAAACTTAGCTATCCGCTACCATTGTGACACAAATGTCTCTGGCTTGATCTGGAACTTGCATCCAGCCGCATCGACACCTGGGAAGCAGCAGAGCCTGGAGCTGAGGTGTCTAGCCCTCTGCCATGGGGTTCATCTGCACAAGATGGAAACGACACCTCCTGCTCCAGTTCAGACACCCACTGAATCAACGAgtttctcctccccagctctcgCTTCCATGTCCTTGTTGCTTCACAAGCTTTTGCAGGAACCTCTAGATGTTTCACCACATGCCCTGCTCAGGAGAGTCCATGGAGGCCAGTTCCCCTTACCATAGACACGTGTCACCACCAGGCAGGTTGTAATCACCACCACCATGAGTCCAAACCCAGCACTGTAGTCATCCAGCAGGACTAGCCAGTACATCCCGCCCTGGAGAGAGAGAATCACAAGCAGCCAGACCCTCAGTGAAGGAGCCGTTATCGCCAGAGCTGGTCAACAAGATCCCACCCCTGTTCCCTGGCCTTTCGGGATGAATTCTCTTGAGCCCCTTTCCTGGTCACATTTGGGAGGCTGAGTTTTAGGGGCCTGAATATTCATGGGAAGCGAATGCCAGTGTAACCATCCTGTTTGCATGCTTGTCCAATCAGGGGACAGAAATAATGCCACACCGCATATTAGATCAACTGCAGCTTGGATTTTGAATCTCAAGTATGGAACACTCACAGCGAAATGTTAATAAACATGGGCTCTGCTGATTGGATAAATTATTTCCTGCGAATGATTCACTTTGCTCTGATATCACCTAGCCTCTCCACTCCCATGGCCCTATCTGGTGGGACACTCCATCCATTTCTCttcccgagccccctcccactcagTCATAGTCACAAATGATCATGGATCTGACAAACGTCCCCATGTAAATCCTCAACTAAATGAGCACTCAAACGCCAGCCAAAGTCGACTCTGACAAGCCGGCCCGTGGGACAGATTGCCTACCTCTGTCGTGAGAATGAGCCCCATCAGGTACATGGCGATACAGATGATGGCCGAGAAAAAAGCCTTCTTGGGCCGCAGGTAATAAGGAAACTCATCGGTCACTGCGGTAACAATGGTCTCCATGAAGGCAAACTGCACATAAGGGAAAACAAGCCACCCTAAGCCAGTGGgctgtgtgctgggggggggttaAAGTACTTGGGTCGACATGTTGTGTCCTTACCTGGCTGTCCAGGCCCAGGGTCAGCAGcatgaagaagaaaaggaaagaccAGAGTGGAGAAAGAGGAAGCATCGTCATGGCCTGGGGGTACACCACGAAAGCCAAGCCGGGACCTAGGGGACAGGCAGAGGATGGGACAGTGAATGGGATTGTCCACATCAGGCACAGCTGTTACCGCTGGGCAGGCGGAGGGAGTGTGCCAGCCCAGGCAGGGGATGGCAGCGCTGGGACAGGACGGAGAGGTGTCCTACAAGAGCAGGCAGGAGGTGTTCCCCTGCATGGGATCGAGCAGAAGCAGGCAGGGGCCAGCAccgtgggaaggggcaggaatcCAGGCtttttaatgctattttttttagATAAAAGATAACGATTGCCTTTTCTTGATCAGCAAGAGTGTCGCCTAGTGCATGGCAGGCAAGTAGAGCCCCCAACAGCGGGCACCTcgtcccctccctcctgcctgggagGTCTCCCCCTATCACCCACGGCCCAGGTTTTCTACACAATTGTACGTTCCCCGCAGCCTGGGGGATGCCCTGGCTGTGGTGGCAACGTCTCCCCAGGAGGGGGCACTGTAGGGGAGGCTACACAAGGGGGTGCTGCTAAGTTGCTCATGGCTTCACCAGCCTCCCAGTAGGAGGCCCTATAGGGACGCACTGGCTGGCGGGAGCTCCCAGCTGGAGGAATTGCAGTAGCATGGGCTGCGGATGGAGGAGGTCCCCAGTACCTCAGTTCTCCCCACTCACTGCAAGAACGTAGGCCTCCAACCGCTGGGAGGGGGCCAGTGCGGAAATGGACGTTAGCCCTTTGAGAGGGAAGCTGAGGGATCACAGTCTCCAGAAGCCACTAGAGCGCGACTCTCTGCCCTGCCTAGTTCGTTATCGACCCGCCAAGGCCCTGAACGAGACAGCTGAGCATGATGAATGCCCCACTCTCCCCAAACCCACTCGTCTGTATCAAGCTGCCATTGCTACAACAGGCCGCGCTGGCTTACGGAGCAGTATGGCTTTATTCAGCCTTTTCTCTGTCCCTTTATTCAGCCTTTGCTCTGGCCTGGTTTTGGAGAGGTAGGCTAATGCCCACAGCTGCGTGCTTAGGCTCTGTGTGTCCTGCTTCATCCTTCCATGTGTCAGAGCCTCCCCTCTGTAAGTAACAccatcccctcctccacccgTGGCCTCTGGGCAGGACCTGGTCCCCACCACGCTAGGCAAGGAGAGTCCCAGGGGCTCCCAAGCCATCTCTCTTGCATGGCAGAATGAGGAGCTGGTATCACACCACCAAACCGCCCTTCTCTTCCTCTGGGCGTTCCTTGCGTTCTCTGACACCTGCTGTGGTTTTGTTTCAGTGTATGGCTCCTCTGGTTTCACAGGTGTCCAAGGAGACGCATGTCCCACCTGAGCCCAGATTCCTCCCTGGGGCTCCCTGAGTTGGCTCCGGCTGGTTTATCAACCTAGATCCCTTTGTTACCGTCCTACCAGACCGTCTGACACTTGGGCAGCAGCCCGGACTCATTGCAAGGGAAGGAGCGATGGCTCCCTGCACATGGGAAAGGATAAGGGCCTGATGACTGCACCAGAGGCACTGCTCTGGGGCCTTCTgcctgtgctgggagggggagaaagaaaaacaaccgGGAAACAGCCACCATTAAATGCTGATTTCAGGCTCCCAAATCCTGAATTCGCGGCTGGACACTTAGGCGCCCGCTTCCCCGTTTTGCCCCGGGGAGTGCCCATTTGTGCACGTAATGAAGGCAGCTGCTTCTGATCCCCAAACCATCTCCAGGAAATAGCAACTCAGCGGGAGCTTAGGCTGGACTCGTGGATGGGGAGaaggaagacctgggttctaatgtCTGCTCAGCCCAGCTTGCGTGGCCCACTAtgttcccatttcccccaccCACCAATGGAGGGTAACACCGCCCCCCTTTGTGATGTGCTTTGAGCTCCTCCAGTGAATGGCTCTTTATCCGTGCAAAGTCTCATGGTGATTATTGTTTTCAACGATCACACCTGAGTCTTATAAAGCACTTATAAACCCGCCCCCTCTACATACACACCCCAGCCTACATACATCCCCACACACATGcctgtattcacacacacacacacacgtacccGCTCACACAACAAGAAAAGAAGGAAGGAATTACTATTTTTCGGTCTGACCTGCTTTTGCCACTTGGTTAACAGGGATGCCCAGCTCCTGCGACATGTAGCCCAGGACGGAGAAGATGGCAAACCCGGCCAGGATGCTGGTGATGGCATTGCCCAGGGTGACGATAAATGTATCCCTGCAGAACAGACAGCAGTTGATCTGAACGTGTCCCCATCAGAGCCCGAAGAGACAGCACTGCTGAGAGCTCACATGGTTTCCAGAGGAGAGAgaggtggcagctgctgactggggAAAGACCCACTTTGGGGGCACAAGCTGGCCGTCTGCTCCGAGCTGAGACGTGTTCCCCAGTTAGAGAGGGGACATTCTCTTTGCCAGCGTCTGCGTTCAGGAGCCTGTGGTGAGCTGGACTTACAGAGAAACTAAAAGTGTGGAGACAACACTGGGCAACTTCCCAGCCTGCTTTGGGTTTTTATTACTAATATCAGGGAAAATCAATGGTGGGGGGCAGTAAATTCAGCTGGCTCTCAGCTCAGCTCGGCGGTGAAACGCCCCTCTCAGCACTCCACAAGGCTACCCGTTCCTCAGCGTCTGCCTGGGGCCAGAACCAGGCTGGGGAAAGCAGCGCTCAATGCCTGGCTCTGCTCATGTGTATGGGGATGTGGGTGTCTCTCCTCACAGGTTGCCACTAGGTTCCATGCGTCCCtatcttcctgcttgtttcttgCCTGCTTCCTTCTTGTTATCCACCTTATCCTGACCCGTCTGTTCCCTTTAAAGAGAGAGCTGGTGCTTACCCATTGGTGCCCCATGATATGCAGCTTCCATTCTGGGAAGAGAGTTTGTACCTAACTCTAAGGACCCAGTTTGAACCCCACTGTGAGTGTCACCCTGAGGCTCGCCTCCATTTCCTGTGTGAAGACTAGAAACCCACCTGTAAATATTCTGGTGGAAGGTGTTATAAGACGCGAAAGTGAGCAGTCCCCCGAAGCCCACCCCAAGGGAGTAGAAGATCTGCAGAGCTGCCTCTATCCACACCTGAGAGGGAGAAACAAGCAAGAAAGGAGTGGAAATCTCAGCTCCATTCTCAAGAAGACAGCGCTTTCTGGGGCAGGATTTCCTCTGCTCCAGACGGACATGCTGACGCCTTTTAACGAGCATATCTCCACTCTAAGTCTGCATCACCAACACTGATTCCAACCAACATGGGTCTCCTGGTTGgttgcagctcccatgggcttgCTTCACAGAGAACTATCAAATGCTCCAGTGGACTCCAGCCCTGACCTGGTGGAACCACCCTAGGAAGGTGTTTGGAGTCCATGCTTGGACTTCTCCACCTGCTCTGAAATGGAGACCCCATCGGAACTGGAAGTACCCACATGGAGGAGGGAATTCAGTCCTTATTGATTACCCTAGGCTGCTCCACCAATGGGCCATCACCgtaagggagggagaagggaatcaGTCCATGGGCTTCTTCACTGGCCTCCAACCCAAAAGCAAATGGTGGAGAAGAACTGCATTTGGCCTCTTTGTTCGTGCATGCTTGGGCTTCTCTTAAAGTGCAGGGTGTCTGGGCTTCCTAACAGTTGCTAttcatgctgctgctgtgtttgCCCTACTTTATGCTGTGTGGTGAGATCCTGATTGCTGGGATCAGGCTGGAAATGATTTCCTAGGCTTTCTTTCCTAGGCAGAAAATGACTTTGCATCTTGTTTGCCTGCCAGTCGGCTCGTAAGAGTGTTAATTAGAGCCACTAATAACCAGATTGCCCTACTGTGGCATTAAACGTCTTTATACAATGGAAACTTTTCTTTTACGCGCAGGTCAGATTTGGGGATTTCCCTGCTTCACAGATCTGCTTTGCTTGTCATCCTCACTTGAAAGCAGCCGCCAAAAGACTGGATCCCAGCCTGATCCAGGTAACTGAACCCCACTGTATATTAAAAGTGCCCTGTCCCCTTCTCACCTTGGAAGACAGCAGGTGATCAAACTGGGGTGTGAGGTAGAACTTGATTCCTATCCAGGCCCCCTCCAGGGTCACGCCACGAATAAGCAGCATGATCAGGATGAAGTAAGGGAATGTGGCAGTGAAATACACAACCTGCAGGAAGAGCAGATGGATCTGAGTTGAAGCTTCAGCAAGACCCTCTCTTACCGCACTGACGCACAGGGGATCTTTGCCCACCGCAATCACTTGCAGAAGAGGTGTTCCCTTTGGGGAGTGTCTCTGTTCAACTAAAAGTCTGCTTTATCTTGCACCTCATTGCTGTGTGGGTTTATGATCGGGGCAACACAACGTTGGATGGGTCACTGTGATGTATCCATGCAATTT
This DNA window, taken from Trachemys scripta elegans isolate TJP31775 chromosome 8, CAS_Tse_1.0, whole genome shotgun sequence, encodes the following:
- the SLC6A7 gene encoding sodium-dependent proline transporter isoform X1, which encodes MKKVQEHHLREPIIPDLLMTPSDQGDGDLEMEYPAERGNWTGKLDFLLSCIGYCVGLGNVWRFPYRAYTNGGGAFLVPYFIMLAICGIPIFFMELSLGQFSSLGPLAVWKISPLFKGVGMGTILIVSLVAIYYNMIIAYVLFYLFASLTSNLPWEHCGNWWNTDLCLDHQVIKAGNAAIPFNITNTVSPSEEYWNRYVLHIQGSSGIGDPGRIRWNLCLCLLLSWVIVYLCILKGVKSSGKVVYFTATFPYFILIMLLIRGVTLEGAWIGIKFYLTPQFDHLLSSKVWIEAALQIFYSLGVGFGGLLTFASYNTFHQNIYRDTFIVTLGNAITSILAGFAIFSVLGYMSQELGIPVNQVAKAGPGLAFVVYPQAMTMLPLSPLWSFLFFFMLLTLGLDSQFAFMETIVTAVTDEFPYYLRPKKAFFSAIICIAMYLMGLILTTEGGMYWLVLLDDYSAGFGLMVVVITTCLVVTRVYGMKRFCRDIHMMLGFQPGLYFKACWMFLSPAMMMALLVYNIVKYQPSEYGSYRFPYWAEVLGILMGLFSCLMIPAGMVVAVLREEGTLWERIQQASRPAMDWGPSLEENRTGMYVATLAGSQSPKPLMVHMRKYGGITSYENTAIEVDREIEEEEESMM
- the SLC6A7 gene encoding sodium-dependent proline transporter isoform X2, yielding MLAICGIPIFFMELSLGQFSSLGPLAVWKISPLFKGVGMGTILIVSLVAIYYNMIIAYVLFYLFASLTSNLPWEHCGNWWNTDLCLDHQVIKAGNAAIPFNITNTVSPSEEYWNRYVLHIQGSSGIGDPGRIRWNLCLCLLLSWVIVYLCILKGVKSSGKVVYFTATFPYFILIMLLIRGVTLEGAWIGIKFYLTPQFDHLLSSKVWIEAALQIFYSLGVGFGGLLTFASYNTFHQNIYRDTFIVTLGNAITSILAGFAIFSVLGYMSQELGIPVNQVAKAGPGLAFVVYPQAMTMLPLSPLWSFLFFFMLLTLGLDSQFAFMETIVTAVTDEFPYYLRPKKAFFSAIICIAMYLMGLILTTEGGMYWLVLLDDYSAGFGLMVVVITTCLVVTRVYGMKRFCRDIHMMLGFQPGLYFKACWMFLSPAMMMALLVYNIVKYQPSEYGSYRFPYWAEVLGILMGLFSCLMIPAGMVVAVLREEGTLWERIQQASRPAMDWGPSLEENRTGMYVATLAGSQSPKPLMVHMRKYGGITSYENTAIEVDREIEEEEESMM